In Sideroxyarcus emersonii, one DNA window encodes the following:
- a CDS encoding type II secretion system F family protein, which produces MATARSDKPKEQQYAWEGKDKAGKIVKGEMRGAGEASVSAHLRRQGITVTKIKKSSKGGGKVTEKDITLFTRQLATMLKSGVPLLQAFDIVGKGHDNPAVARLLFDIKTDVETGSSLEQSFRKFPLYFDDLYCNLLGAGEAAGILDSLLDRLATYKEKILAIKSKIKSALFYPVSIIVVAFVITAVIMIFVIPAFKTLFSNFGADLPGPTLVVMSISDFFVAWWWAIFGIVGGSVYGFFYAWKRNKTMQRRMDQLMLKIPVFGPLVRKASIARWARTLSTMFAAGVPLVEAFDSVAGAAGNAVYSDATKAIQREVTSGTSLTVAMQNTDVFPSMVLQMVAIGEESGALDAMLSKVADFFEAEVDDAVEALSSLMEPIIMVVLGTLIGGMVVAMYLPIFKMGQAVSG; this is translated from the coding sequence ATGGCTACAGCAAGATCTGACAAACCGAAAGAGCAGCAATACGCCTGGGAAGGCAAGGACAAGGCCGGCAAGATCGTCAAGGGCGAGATGCGCGGCGCCGGCGAAGCCAGCGTTTCGGCGCATTTGCGCCGCCAGGGCATCACCGTCACCAAGATCAAGAAGAGCTCAAAGGGCGGCGGCAAGGTTACCGAAAAGGACATCACGCTGTTCACGCGCCAGCTCGCCACCATGCTGAAGTCTGGCGTACCGCTGCTGCAAGCTTTCGACATCGTCGGCAAGGGTCACGACAATCCTGCCGTCGCACGCTTGCTGTTCGACATCAAGACCGATGTCGAGACCGGCAGCAGCCTGGAACAGTCATTCCGCAAGTTCCCGCTGTATTTCGACGACCTGTACTGCAACCTGCTCGGTGCGGGCGAAGCGGCGGGTATCCTGGACAGTCTGCTGGATCGTCTGGCGACCTACAAGGAAAAGATCCTGGCCATCAAGAGCAAGATCAAATCCGCCTTGTTCTACCCTGTTTCCATCATCGTGGTCGCATTCGTCATCACCGCAGTGATCATGATCTTCGTGATCCCCGCCTTCAAGACGCTGTTTTCCAACTTCGGCGCCGATTTGCCCGGCCCGACCCTGGTCGTCATGTCCATCTCCGACTTTTTCGTGGCATGGTGGTGGGCGATTTTCGGTATCGTCGGCGGCAGCGTATACGGGTTCTTCTATGCCTGGAAGCGCAACAAGACCATGCAGCGCCGCATGGACCAGCTGATGCTGAAGATCCCGGTGTTCGGGCCGCTGGTGCGCAAGGCTTCCATCGCGCGCTGGGCGCGCACCCTCTCCACCATGTTTGCAGCCGGCGTGCCGCTGGTCGAGGCTTTCGACTCCGTCGCGGGCGCTGCCGGCAATGCAGTCTATTCCGATGCCACCAAGGCCATCCAGCGCGAAGTGACGTCGGGCACCAGCCTGACCGTGGCCATGCAAAATACCGATGTGTTCCCCAGCATGGTGCTGCAGATGGTCGCCATCGGCGAAGAGTCCGGCGCCCTGGACGCCATGCTGAGCAAGGTCGCAGACTTCTTCGAGGCCGAGGTCGACGACGCTGTGGAAGCGTTGTCGAGCCTGATGGAACCCATCATCATGGTGGTCCTGGGTACGCTGATCGGCGGCATGGTGGTGGCAATGTACCTGCCGATCTTCAAAATGGGCCAGGCCGTCAGCGGTTAG
- a CDS encoding A24 family peptidase has protein sequence MTELFQLFKSEPLVFAIACGLLGLVVGSFLNVVIHRLPRMMERDWHAQCAELNGQSPEPAPRYNLLVPRSACPHCGHAISAAENIPVLSYLLLRGKCKGCGAAISPRYPTVEAVSGILSAYAAWHFGFGIAAVAALVFIWALLALTFIDFDTQLLPDDITLPLLWLGLLLNLNGVYTSLPNAVIGAAAGYLCLWSVYWAFKLTTGKEGMGYGDFKLLAVIGAWLGWQLLPLVILLSSLVGAVVGIALILFAKHGRNIPIPFGPYLAGGGLIALFWGLALTQSYLQLLAL, from the coding sequence ATGACCGAACTATTCCAGCTATTCAAATCCGAACCCCTCGTATTCGCCATTGCCTGCGGCCTGCTGGGCCTGGTGGTCGGCAGCTTTCTCAACGTCGTCATCCACCGCCTGCCCAGGATGATGGAACGCGATTGGCACGCACAATGCGCCGAGCTGAACGGGCAATCGCCTGAGCCAGCCCCGCGCTACAACCTGCTCGTACCCCGCTCCGCCTGTCCGCATTGCGGGCACGCCATCAGCGCGGCAGAGAACATCCCGGTTCTGAGCTACCTGTTGCTGCGCGGCAAATGCAAAGGCTGCGGAGCCGCCATCTCGCCGCGCTACCCCACCGTCGAAGCCGTCAGCGGCATCCTCAGCGCCTATGCCGCCTGGCATTTCGGTTTTGGCATTGCCGCAGTTGCGGCCCTCGTATTCATATGGGCACTGCTCGCACTCACCTTCATCGATTTCGATACCCAGCTGCTGCCGGATGACATCACCCTGCCGCTGCTCTGGCTCGGTCTGCTGCTCAACCTCAATGGCGTCTATACTTCATTACCCAATGCCGTCATCGGTGCGGCTGCAGGCTATCTCTGCCTGTGGAGCGTGTACTGGGCATTCAAGCTCACTACCGGCAAGGAAGGCATGGGTTACGGCGATTTCAAGCTGCTGGCCGTCATCGGGGCATGGCTGGGCTGGCAGCTGTTGCCGCTGGTCATCCTGCTCTCTTCCCTGGTCGGTGCCGTGGTCGGCATCGCGCTCATCCTGTTCGCCAAACATGGCCGCAATATCCCCATCCCATTCGGGCCTTACCTCGCAGGGGGCGGATTGATCGCGCTGTTCTGGGGGCTGGCACTGACGCAAAGTTACCTGCAGTTGCTGGCCCTGTGA
- the coaE gene encoding dephospho-CoA kinase (Dephospho-CoA kinase (CoaE) performs the final step in coenzyme A biosynthesis.), with amino-acid sequence MSYLVGLTGGIGSGKSTVAHLFAALGVRIVDTDLISHQLTQSSGMAIPAIRAAFGEQALNHEGALDRSRMRALVFGDAAARERLEAILHPLIFAQARQQASAPTDAPYTLVVVPLLFESGCYAGWLQRVITVDCSEDTQIARTVQRNNLDEAAVRAIMARQLGRTERLRLADEVIDNNGNLERLKEQVVRMHRRLSVLAAESN; translated from the coding sequence GTGAGCTATCTGGTAGGCCTGACAGGCGGCATTGGCAGCGGCAAAAGCACCGTTGCCCACCTGTTCGCCGCCCTCGGCGTGCGTATCGTCGACACCGACCTGATCTCGCACCAGCTGACCCAGTCCAGCGGAATGGCCATTCCAGCGATCCGGGCCGCATTCGGGGAGCAAGCCCTCAATCACGAAGGAGCACTCGATCGCAGCCGGATGCGTGCGCTTGTTTTTGGCGACGCGGCGGCAAGAGAGCGCCTGGAAGCGATCCTGCATCCGCTCATCTTCGCTCAAGCCAGGCAACAGGCCAGTGCGCCCACCGATGCACCTTACACGCTGGTCGTGGTGCCCCTGCTGTTCGAAAGCGGGTGCTATGCCGGCTGGCTGCAACGCGTCATCACCGTGGACTGTTCGGAAGACACCCAGATCGCCCGTACCGTCCAGCGCAACAATCTGGATGAAGCCGCCGTACGGGCCATCATGGCGCGCCAGCTCGGCCGGACCGAGCGGTTGCGCCTGGCAGACGAGGTCATTGACAACAACGGCAACCTGGAGCGCCTGAAAGAACAGGTCGTCAGGATGCACCGCCGTTTATCGGTTTTGGCCGCCGAAAGCAATTGA
- the zapD gene encoding cell division protein ZapD, which yields MISYEFPLNERVRTMLRLEDLFFRISRFIESDESPDHHAALGVLFEILEVACRADLKSDLLQELERQKKALSALHNNPEILEDALDAVLGEIENASARLLGMSGKIGQHLRDDEWLMAIKQRACIPGGVCEFDLPSYHYWQHQSAELRRKNLDAWLAPMLPLRDGITILLKLLRENGKVHHFTAFHGSFQQMQGGRVAQMLRISLDVGLPCIPEVSANKYALNIRFVAASFAAKTALYDQDVAFDLTFCSLQ from the coding sequence GTGATCAGTTACGAGTTTCCTCTCAACGAACGAGTACGCACGATGCTGCGCCTGGAAGATCTCTTCTTCCGCATCAGCAGGTTCATCGAGAGCGACGAAAGCCCGGACCACCATGCCGCACTCGGTGTGCTGTTCGAGATACTCGAAGTAGCCTGCCGCGCCGACCTCAAATCCGACCTGCTGCAAGAACTGGAACGCCAGAAGAAGGCGCTGAGCGCGCTGCACAACAACCCCGAGATACTGGAAGATGCGCTGGATGCCGTGCTCGGCGAGATCGAAAACGCCAGCGCCAGACTGCTCGGCATGAGCGGCAAGATCGGCCAGCACCTGCGTGACGACGAATGGCTGATGGCGATCAAGCAGCGCGCCTGCATCCCCGGCGGCGTGTGCGAGTTCGACCTGCCTTCCTATCACTATTGGCAGCACCAGAGCGCCGAGCTCCGCCGCAAGAACCTGGATGCCTGGCTCGCCCCCATGCTGCCGTTGCGCGACGGCATCACCATCCTGCTCAAGCTGTTGCGCGAGAACGGCAAGGTCCACCACTTCACCGCCTTCCATGGCAGCTTCCAGCAAATGCAGGGGGGCCGCGTGGCACAGATGTTGCGCATATCGCTTGATGTCGGACTGCCCTGCATTCCCGAGGTCAGCGCCAACAAGTACGCGCTCAATATCCGCTTCGTTGCAGCCAGCTTCGCAGCCAAGACTGCGCTGTACGACCAGGATGTGGCCTTCGATCTGACCTTCTGCTCGCTGCAATGA
- a CDS encoding DNA gyrase inhibitor YacG: MNKPPVVACPNCGKELVWDTGNRFRPFCSERCKLIDLGKWANEEYRVEQRERDAGNQETQA; this comes from the coding sequence ATGAACAAGCCACCTGTCGTCGCCTGCCCGAACTGCGGCAAGGAACTGGTATGGGATACCGGCAACCGCTTCCGCCCGTTCTGCAGCGAACGCTGCAAACTCATTGATCTGGGCAAATGGGCAAACGAAGAATACCGCGTCGAACAACGCGAACGGGATGCCGGCAATCAGGAAACCCAGGCCTGA
- a CDS encoding Nudix family hydrolase: MSQSKIVEVAAAVLQRPDGSFLLAQRPVDKIWAGYWEFPGGKVEPGETPRDALLRELREELGITVQTAYPWLTHVFTYPHATVRLNFFRVTAWGGEPHPHEGQQFAWQYPGRASVEPVLPANAPILRALELPDLYAISNAAELGVEPFLARLKTRLDAGLRLVQLREKDLSRNELRELALRVATLTHACGAKLLLNGDVALAQEVGAAGVQLTSTQLAELKERPAIDWCAASCHNAEELRRAESLGCDFALLSPVLPTRSHPGAQHLGWAGFAVIVAGTSIPVYALGGLVEDDMRVAWQHGAHGIALLRQAWVS, encoded by the coding sequence ATGTCGCAAAGTAAGATCGTCGAAGTCGCCGCTGCAGTATTGCAACGCCCAGACGGTTCTTTCCTGCTGGCCCAGCGCCCTGTCGACAAGATATGGGCCGGCTACTGGGAATTCCCGGGGGGCAAGGTGGAGCCGGGCGAAACGCCTCGCGACGCGTTGTTGCGCGAACTGCGCGAAGAGCTGGGAATCACCGTGCAAACCGCTTATCCGTGGCTTACCCATGTGTTCACGTACCCGCATGCGACGGTACGCCTGAATTTCTTTCGCGTGACGGCATGGGGCGGCGAGCCGCACCCGCACGAAGGCCAGCAGTTTGCCTGGCAATACCCGGGCAGGGCTTCGGTCGAGCCGGTTCTTCCTGCCAATGCCCCCATCCTGCGAGCCCTGGAATTGCCGGATCTGTATGCCATCAGCAATGCCGCCGAACTGGGGGTAGAACCGTTTCTGGCCAGGTTGAAAACCAGGTTGGATGCCGGCCTGCGGCTGGTCCAGTTGCGCGAGAAAGACCTGTCGCGTAACGAATTGCGGGAACTGGCGCTACGCGTGGCGACGCTGACCCACGCATGCGGCGCGAAGCTGCTGCTCAATGGCGATGTGGCGCTGGCCCAGGAAGTGGGGGCGGCGGGTGTGCAGTTGACATCGACGCAGCTGGCGGAACTGAAGGAGCGGCCGGCCATCGATTGGTGTGCAGCTTCCTGCCACAATGCCGAGGAGTTGCGTCGAGCCGAATCACTGGGCTGCGATTTCGCACTGTTGAGTCCGGTGCTGCCGACAAGATCCCATCCCGGCGCGCAGCACCTGGGGTGGGCGGGCTTTGCGGTGATCGTGGCGGGAACGTCCATCCCGGTGTACGCCCTGGGCGGGCTGGTCGAGGACGATATGCGGGTCGCGTGGCAGCATGGTGCGCACGGCATTGCCTTGCTGCGTCAGGCCTGGGTTTCCTGA
- a CDS encoding ATP-binding protein → MDKLERFLSRAEGLLARLENVLPGAQPQIPDWQSAAAFRWDHQQRSLHPVPNFQRIALADLLGIDDQKQRIRQNTQQFVRGGTANNVLLSGARGTGKSSLVKALLNEYAGQGLRVIQIDKQGLIDLSYIVGLVQGRAERFILYCDDLSFNDAEPGYQSLKAALDGDLVAFSDNLLIYATSNRRHLMPDYMQDNLATKHVGDEVHPAESVEEKVSLSERFGLWISFYPFAQDEYLAVAAHWLVHHGWKQGLTDEVRTAALQWSLLRGSRSGRVAGQFAKDWCGRHVAK, encoded by the coding sequence ATGGATAAATTGGAAAGATTCCTAAGTCGTGCTGAAGGCTTACTTGCCCGCTTGGAAAACGTGTTGCCCGGCGCACAACCGCAAATTCCCGACTGGCAATCCGCTGCCGCCTTCCGCTGGGATCACCAGCAGCGCTCACTTCATCCCGTGCCGAATTTCCAGCGTATCGCGCTCGCCGATCTGCTCGGCATCGACGACCAGAAACAGCGCATCCGCCAGAACACGCAGCAATTCGTGCGCGGCGGCACGGCGAACAACGTGCTGCTCTCCGGTGCGCGCGGCACGGGCAAGTCGTCGCTGGTCAAGGCCCTGCTGAACGAATATGCCGGGCAAGGCCTGCGCGTGATCCAGATCGACAAGCAGGGCCTGATCGACCTGTCGTACATCGTCGGTCTGGTGCAGGGGCGCGCAGAGCGCTTCATCCTGTATTGCGACGATCTGTCCTTCAATGATGCCGAACCCGGCTACCAGTCGCTCAAGGCCGCGCTCGACGGCGATCTGGTCGCATTCTCCGACAATCTGCTGATCTACGCGACGTCCAACCGCCGCCACCTGATGCCGGACTATATGCAGGATAACCTTGCCACAAAACACGTCGGCGACGAGGTGCACCCGGCAGAAAGCGTGGAGGAGAAAGTGTCCCTGTCCGAACGCTTCGGCCTGTGGATATCGTTCTATCCGTTTGCGCAGGACGAATATCTGGCGGTGGCAGCACATTGGCTGGTGCATCATGGATGGAAGCAGGGGCTGACTGACGAAGTGCGCACGGCGGCATTGCAGTGGTCGTTGCTGCGCGGATCGAGGAGCGGCAGGGTGGCGGGGCAGTTTGCGAAGGATTGGTGCGGACGGCATGTCGCAAAGTAA